Proteins from a genomic interval of Paenibacillus sp. FSL H8-0048:
- a CDS encoding AraC family transcriptional regulator — protein MNDSLRTGPLLEQLAALILCHAPSAGTHQTLIPSLQLMHATDVAEPLESVYKPSICVVAEGAKAATLSGETFHYDPSTYLVTSVELPINGRITGATSEHPFLGIKLSFDPGTILEIVKEMTDPTLVAGETSLGITVARTSEPLLEAIVRLIQLLDAPQDIAILSPLVIREILYRVLQSDQGAHLYQFAIIGSHAHRIAEAIQVITRQYAESLVVEQLAESVNMSTSAFHKHFKRVTAMSPLQYQKVIRLQEARRLMLTESLQASDAAFRVGYESPSQFSREYARQYGRPPVSDVQGILRLSK, from the coding sequence TTGAACGATTCATTGCGGACCGGGCCGCTTTTAGAGCAATTGGCCGCGCTGATCCTTTGCCATGCTCCATCGGCAGGCACCCATCAGACGCTTATTCCTTCCTTGCAGCTGATGCACGCCACGGATGTAGCAGAACCGCTGGAGTCGGTCTATAAGCCATCGATCTGCGTCGTTGCTGAGGGAGCTAAAGCAGCCACCCTGTCGGGTGAAACATTTCATTACGATCCGTCAACGTACCTGGTGACCTCTGTCGAGCTGCCGATTAACGGGAGAATTACCGGGGCTACGTCTGAGCATCCTTTTCTGGGCATCAAGCTAAGCTTCGATCCCGGGACCATCCTGGAAATTGTAAAAGAAATGACGGACCCCACCCTTGTTGCGGGTGAAACCTCCCTTGGCATCACGGTTGCCCGAACCTCTGAGCCCTTACTCGAAGCCATCGTACGGCTTATCCAGTTACTTGACGCACCTCAGGATATTGCCATTCTATCCCCGCTCGTGATCCGCGAGATTCTCTATCGTGTTCTTCAGAGTGACCAAGGCGCACACCTGTATCAATTCGCCATTATCGGCAGCCATGCGCACCGGATTGCTGAGGCCATCCAGGTGATCACCAGGCAATACGCCGAGTCCCTTGTCGTTGAACAGCTTGCAGAATCCGTGAATATGAGCACCTCTGCCTTCCACAAGCATTTCAAGCGTGTCACCGCCATGAGCCCGCTGCAATACCAGAAGGTCATCCGCTTGCAGGAAGCCCGCCGCCTCATGCTGACCGAATCGCTCCAAGCCTCCGATGCTGCCTTCCGTGTAGGCTATGAGAGCCCCTCCCAATTCAGCCGCGAATACGCCCGCCAGTACGGGAGACCTCCGGTGTCGGATGTTCAGGGGATTCTGAGATTATCTAAGTAG
- a CDS encoding metal-dependent hydrolase, whose product MTVILAMHVMTHLLTGSFVVSIVLMRKAISFKEKVVLLGLASFLGIVPDLLGNRYVSPWSHSIVVMGLVMVPIVFLFKLLLKKYSYIQLYLCLAGSVLGHILVDSLGHGVHLVYPLSSEAYTLPLIYLGDPTVWVPMLVGVMSFVLPVPLGRRRVLNVACAVCIVLYLGLKLAMLMQLEQGLPRKFTLTPEAAVQVHPLGDYQVQGLTDFWKMGFDVIDSQRRILGILPVPGGGIRLEVNLIFAAKGDVVRSNSGKDGLEYVYRMPSAEDEASLEVLEESRQGLTGEIVARDQEGNSRYFIYKDGAWAEEQRK is encoded by the coding sequence GTGACGGTTATACTGGCAATGCATGTGATGACACATCTGCTTACAGGCAGTTTTGTTGTATCGATTGTGCTTATGCGCAAGGCGATATCTTTTAAGGAAAAAGTGGTTCTGCTCGGACTGGCCTCATTCCTGGGAATTGTGCCGGATCTCTTGGGGAACAGGTATGTGTCTCCTTGGTCGCATTCCATTGTCGTCATGGGGCTGGTCATGGTACCAATCGTGTTCTTATTCAAGCTGCTACTCAAGAAATATTCGTACATTCAGTTATATCTATGTCTGGCGGGGAGTGTGCTGGGGCATATTCTGGTAGACTCTCTGGGACATGGGGTGCATTTGGTGTATCCTCTGTCCAGCGAAGCTTACACCCTGCCATTAATCTACCTCGGTGATCCTACGGTGTGGGTGCCTATGTTGGTGGGTGTTATGAGTTTTGTGCTTCCGGTGCCGTTGGGCAGGAGACGGGTGCTCAATGTAGCCTGTGCTGTGTGTATTGTCCTGTACCTCGGCCTTAAGCTTGCCATGCTGATGCAGCTGGAGCAAGGGCTTCCGCGTAAATTCACGCTAACTCCAGAGGCCGCCGTACAGGTGCATCCGCTTGGGGATTATCAGGTTCAAGGGCTTACGGATTTTTGGAAAATGGGGTTTGACGTCATCGACTCCCAGCGCAGAATCCTTGGAATATTGCCTGTCCCGGGCGGCGGCATCCGGTTGGAGGTTAATCTGATCTTTGCCGCGAAGGGTGACGTTGTACGCAGCAATTCGGGAAAAGACGGGCTGGAGTACGTGTACCGGATGCCCTCTGCTGAAGATGAAGCTTCATTGGAAGTGCTGGAGGAGAGCAGACAAGGGCTTACCGGAGAGATTGTTGCACGCGACCAGGAGGGAAATTCCCGTTATTTCATCTATAAGGATGGAGCGTGGGCAGAAGAACAGAGGAAATAG
- a CDS encoding O-acetyl-ADP-ribose deacetylase, with product MELTVKNSRIQLVQGDITKIEAEAIVNAANTSLLGGGGVDGAIHRVGGKAILEECMKIRNQQGGCEVGEAVVTTAGNLPSRYVIHTVGPVWNGGGNQEEDKLRNCYRNALTQAEGKEVASIAFPNISTGIYRYPKDPACSIAVEEVSGYLSKNETNIKRVIFVCFDENNLEIYKNEFKKYGA from the coding sequence ATGGAACTTACTGTGAAGAACTCTAGGATTCAGTTGGTCCAAGGTGATATAACCAAGATTGAGGCGGAAGCGATAGTGAACGCAGCTAATACCAGCTTGCTGGGTGGGGGTGGTGTAGATGGCGCAATCCATAGAGTCGGGGGAAAAGCTATTTTAGAAGAATGTATGAAGATCCGGAATCAGCAAGGTGGTTGTGAGGTTGGAGAAGCGGTAGTCACCACAGCAGGGAACTTGCCAAGCCGTTATGTCATTCATACCGTTGGCCCCGTGTGGAATGGCGGAGGGAATCAGGAGGAGGATAAGCTGAGAAATTGTTACAGGAATGCATTAACACAGGCTGAAGGAAAGGAAGTGGCAAGCATTGCTTTTCCTAATATAAGCACTGGCATCTACAGATACCCGAAAGACCCGGCGTGTTCCATCGCGGTTGAGGAAGTGTCCGGGTATTTATCGAAGAATGAAACAAACATTAAGAGGGTTATATTTGTATGCTTTGATGAAAATAACTTGGAAATCTATAAGAATGAATTCAAGAAGTACGGAGCATAG
- a CDS encoding acyl carrier protein, producing the protein MIREQNDETMLKIKTVISPFTDVDIQEIQMESKLICDLGFTSFDLVCLLSVLEEEFGLKVDEKMLKGIQTVEDVRNAVLKHQASSQTVLKTE; encoded by the coding sequence ATGATTAGAGAACAGAATGACGAGACGATGCTGAAAATCAAAACAGTGATCTCTCCATTTACAGATGTTGATATTCAGGAGATTCAGATGGAATCCAAGCTGATTTGCGATCTGGGGTTCACTTCCTTTGATTTAGTATGTCTGCTGTCTGTACTGGAAGAAGAATTCGGTCTGAAGGTCGATGAGAAAATGCTGAAAGGTATTCAAACGGTGGAAGATGTGAGGAATGCAGTCTTAAAGCACCAGGCGTCAAGCCAGACAGTTCTAAAAACCGAATAG
- a CDS encoding SAM-dependent methyltransferase: MKNTQAGFEYNGDYYEAIGDFMREQYLKYGFAQGTMQEADFLMKLMNLRQGTRILDIGCGPGRHSLELARRGVRTVGVDISAEFIRHANREAAKEELEATFLAADARELMFDQEFDGAICLCEGAFGLAGSEENHRKVLRGVHRALKPGALFVLTVINAFNLARRIQDESLFDPYSCTVIDKEEIHSPEGESKEVLIYTTAFTFRELQMLLDSEGFAVEAAYGCSPGQFGKHPLQLGSMEIMMVARRK, from the coding sequence TTGAAGAATACGCAAGCAGGCTTTGAGTACAATGGGGATTATTATGAAGCCATCGGAGATTTCATGCGGGAGCAGTATTTGAAATATGGTTTCGCCCAGGGAACGATGCAGGAAGCAGACTTTTTAATGAAGTTAATGAATCTGCGGCAGGGTACTCGCATTCTGGATATTGGCTGTGGTCCGGGGCGGCATAGTCTGGAATTGGCCCGGCGCGGAGTGAGAACAGTGGGCGTGGATATTTCTGCGGAATTTATCAGACACGCGAACCGGGAAGCTGCGAAGGAAGAGTTAGAGGCAACATTTCTGGCGGCGGATGCCCGCGAGCTAATGTTTGATCAGGAGTTCGATGGTGCGATTTGTCTGTGTGAAGGGGCTTTTGGACTGGCGGGCAGTGAAGAGAATCACCGGAAGGTCCTTAGAGGAGTTCATCGGGCGCTGAAGCCGGGTGCTCTATTTGTTCTTACGGTAATTAATGCGTTTAACTTAGCCCGGCGTATACAGGATGAGTCGTTATTTGATCCGTATTCCTGCACCGTGATCGATAAAGAAGAGATTCATAGTCCCGAGGGTGAATCCAAAGAGGTATTGATCTATACCACCGCTTTTACCTTCCGGGAATTACAGATGCTTCTGGATAGTGAAGGCTTCGCTGTAGAGGCTGCATATGGCTGTAGCCCAGGACAATTCGGGAAGCATCCCTTACAGCTTGGCAGCATGGAGATTATGATGGTCGCCCGGCGTAAGTAG
- a CDS encoding class I SAM-dependent methyltransferase, which yields MKLSLNYRVLSRLYDVCDLLFFSRPGRSPRQALLGFLPDEPVHILDICAGTASNDILIAEQKSNATVVGIDNSKEMLSIARRKIAQKKLHGVNMLEMDAMKLEFAGQSFDVVIISLILHEMGKPLASKMLSEARRVVKPEGMILVVEWEQPQGLFQKCMFSIIKRLEFDNFEHFLKKDLKQYFKNHGFSIENVKHCDYTQILQLKVQ from the coding sequence GTGAAGCTGAGCTTGAATTACCGAGTTCTGTCTAGGTTATATGATGTATGTGATTTGCTGTTCTTCAGCCGACCCGGAAGGAGTCCCCGCCAAGCCTTATTAGGCTTCTTACCGGATGAACCGGTCCATATCCTTGATATCTGTGCGGGCACAGCCAGCAATGACATTCTGATTGCAGAGCAGAAATCCAATGCTACGGTAGTCGGAATTGATAATTCCAAAGAGATGCTCTCCATAGCCCGCAGGAAAATAGCCCAAAAAAAGCTTCACGGTGTGAACATGCTTGAAATGGATGCCATGAAGCTGGAATTTGCCGGACAGTCTTTTGATGTGGTGATTATTTCATTGATATTACATGAGATGGGAAAACCCTTGGCCAGCAAAATGCTAAGCGAAGCACGGAGGGTTGTAAAACCGGAGGGAATGATCTTAGTAGTAGAGTGGGAGCAGCCTCAGGGCTTGTTTCAGAAATGTATGTTCTCCATCATTAAGCGGCTTGAATTCGACAACTTTGAACACTTTTTGAAAAAGGATCTGAAACAGTATTTTAAAAATCACGGATTCAGTATCGAAAATGTGAAGCACTGCGATTATACGCAAATTCTCCAGCTTAAAGTCCAGTGA
- a CDS encoding radical SAM/SPASM domain-containing protein gives MKKAVLNEEALSAMQQCDLSELAGYVGEFFQGKNESFTYNPAGGNFYMSSFFPSFPSPAWNRLIAGIHDIVYEDKRVPLQADIVVTGRCHCDCWHCFRAKYGQEDMSLDKIKECMNALAELGAASVGITGGEPMLRTDIMEIIGAIPEGMEGVLFSTGLGIDDAFALKLEHTRLTRCILSLDHFDEEICCKLRRNRNAFKDAVQAIQALTAKDIYTAVTVCITHELMKEGALQQYFEFVGGLGVQEVRVVMPIPQGNLEGQEVGRFYGKAMGLLKQLKRENAANEAFPVIINFCEFESSDYFGCGAGSNYIAINNDGHVSPCVSVPSSFGSVYDHTLEKIYNDMGAIFSSSNCACFGISSSSVIAKENIDTSLTPMPPELSVEVAKKCRVSSERAGIFRYCASKGRPKEEAAGEAELELPSSV, from the coding sequence ATGAAGAAAGCTGTTCTGAATGAAGAGGCCTTAAGTGCAATGCAGCAATGCGATTTAAGCGAATTGGCCGGATATGTGGGGGAATTTTTTCAAGGTAAGAATGAGAGCTTTACGTACAACCCGGCCGGCGGCAATTTTTATATGAGCAGTTTCTTCCCCTCCTTCCCCAGCCCTGCCTGGAATCGGCTGATCGCTGGTATTCATGACATTGTCTATGAGGACAAGCGAGTTCCGCTTCAAGCTGATATTGTGGTTACGGGAAGATGCCATTGCGACTGCTGGCACTGCTTCAGAGCCAAATACGGACAAGAAGATATGAGTCTGGATAAAATTAAGGAATGTATGAATGCTTTAGCGGAGCTCGGGGCTGCTTCGGTGGGAATTACTGGAGGGGAGCCTATGCTGCGGACGGACATTATGGAGATTATCGGAGCCATACCGGAAGGAATGGAAGGGGTTCTATTCTCAACCGGTCTTGGCATTGATGATGCTTTTGCGCTCAAGCTGGAGCATACCCGTTTGACCAGATGTATACTGAGCCTGGATCATTTCGATGAGGAAATTTGCTGTAAGCTCAGACGTAACCGTAACGCCTTCAAGGATGCTGTACAAGCCATTCAAGCACTGACGGCTAAGGATATCTATACGGCTGTGACGGTCTGCATTACGCATGAATTGATGAAGGAAGGGGCATTGCAGCAGTATTTCGAATTTGTCGGGGGGCTTGGGGTTCAAGAGGTGCGGGTAGTGATGCCTATTCCGCAGGGTAATCTGGAAGGTCAAGAGGTAGGCAGATTTTATGGAAAAGCCATGGGATTGTTGAAACAGCTAAAACGAGAAAATGCAGCCAATGAGGCATTCCCGGTCATTATTAATTTCTGCGAGTTTGAAAGCTCAGATTACTTTGGATGCGGTGCAGGCTCCAATTATATTGCGATTAATAATGACGGCCATGTGTCGCCATGCGTCTCAGTGCCCTCCTCATTCGGAAGCGTATATGACCATACATTGGAGAAAATATATAATGATATGGGAGCCATCTTCTCCAGCTCCAATTGTGCCTGCTTCGGAATTTCATCCAGCAGTGTCATTGCCAAAGAAAATATTGATACTTCCTTAACGCCGATGCCGCCTGAGTTGTCCGTTGAGGTTGCCAAAAAATGCAGAGTTTCAAGTGAAAGAGCGGGCATATTCAGATATTGTGCCTCCAAAGGCCGGCCTAAGGAGGAAGCGGCGGGTGAAGCTGAGCTTGAATTACCGAGTTCTGTCTAG
- a CDS encoding WG repeat-containing protein: MFKKLALTFLMTTMVFSASVAGPSQSQAKVQAAGAGAVQAKTADQLYPVEVNRKYGFINGKGKVVIEAVYDGYGYSGVPGGTVYVEDHAAKKQYYFSSEGTKLFEYKLRDAGILYNDRALYTAKIQLAGGATATRYGYIDSQGKVAIQPSYVRAFNFSEGLARVNLGKASGYINTKGELIVPYRYSFTSDFSEGMAAVTLAVGGKYGYIDTTGKLRITPRYDYATPFSDGAAVVSVNGKYGYIDKKGNYLIKPQFSMAQPFSEGLAFVERNGVTFYINKKGVKVIQGYTAGGLFKGGLAPVSPGQRYGYINTSGRFVVKPQLYWADSFNGELAEITLLVPDTREEIRGYMNRSGTIVWPPASGLPAGVVKP; this comes from the coding sequence TTGTTCAAAAAGCTGGCTTTAACATTTCTAATGACGACGATGGTGTTCAGTGCAAGTGTAGCGGGTCCATCGCAATCGCAGGCCAAGGTCCAGGCCGCCGGTGCTGGGGCTGTACAGGCCAAGACCGCCGATCAATTGTATCCGGTTGAAGTGAACAGGAAATACGGCTTCATTAACGGAAAAGGTAAGGTTGTTATCGAAGCGGTATACGACGGATACGGGTATTCAGGAGTGCCCGGAGGGACAGTATATGTCGAGGACCACGCGGCTAAAAAGCAATACTATTTCAGTTCGGAGGGCACCAAGCTGTTTGAATACAAGCTGAGAGATGCCGGCATTCTGTATAATGACCGTGCGCTGTATACAGCGAAGATTCAACTCGCTGGCGGGGCTACGGCGACCCGGTACGGGTATATCGACAGTCAAGGCAAGGTGGCTATACAGCCAAGCTACGTCCGGGCTTTTAATTTCTCCGAAGGTCTGGCCCGGGTTAATTTGGGCAAAGCCTCAGGGTACATCAACACGAAGGGCGAGCTTATCGTTCCGTACCGGTACAGCTTTACGTCTGATTTCTCCGAAGGCATGGCAGCTGTTACGCTTGCCGTTGGCGGCAAATACGGCTACATCGACACCACCGGCAAGCTTCGCATAACCCCACGGTATGATTACGCCACACCGTTCTCCGATGGGGCAGCAGTCGTGTCTGTGAATGGCAAATACGGCTACATCGACAAAAAAGGCAATTACCTGATCAAGCCGCAGTTCAGCATGGCGCAGCCGTTCTCGGAAGGACTGGCATTCGTTGAGCGCAATGGAGTCACTTTCTATATTAATAAGAAGGGTGTCAAAGTCATCCAGGGATATACGGCCGGAGGTTTGTTCAAGGGCGGTCTGGCTCCAGTCAGCCCGGGGCAGAGGTACGGCTACATTAATACCTCCGGCCGCTTCGTGGTCAAGCCGCAACTCTATTGGGCCGATTCGTTCAATGGCGAGTTGGCGGAAATCACCCTGCTCGTTCCAGATACACGCGAGGAAATCAGAGGGTACATGAACCGCAGCGGAACCATCGTCTGGCCACCGGCTTCCGGGCTTCCGGCCGGCGTGGTGAAGCCTTAA
- a CDS encoding VOC family protein, with product MSVIGPDFISLQVSDLEGSAEFYQHYLGLVRSQAGPPHAVVFETKPIAFALRDLMPGVELSKGTQPGLGVALWLYAPDTQDIHDKLAAAGVKITSVPIDGPFGRTFTFADPDGYLITLHSKG from the coding sequence ATGTCAGTCATTGGACCCGATTTCATCTCACTTCAGGTCAGCGATCTTGAAGGCTCGGCTGAATTTTATCAACACTATCTTGGACTCGTCCGTTCACAGGCGGGCCCGCCTCATGCGGTGGTTTTTGAGACCAAGCCTATTGCATTTGCACTTCGTGACCTCATGCCGGGAGTCGAACTTAGTAAGGGAACTCAGCCTGGACTTGGTGTTGCGTTATGGCTCTATGCTCCGGATACGCAAGATATTCACGATAAACTCGCAGCAGCGGGCGTGAAAATTACATCTGTACCCATCGACGGTCCCTTCGGACGTACCTTTACCTTCGCCGATCCGGACGGATACTTGATTACTCTTCACAGTAAAGGCTGA
- a CDS encoding SDR family oxidoreductase, with amino-acid sequence MSQNGKVAIVTGASRGIGRQIAIQLAGLGIKVAVNYSSNRGKADEVVQIIKEFGGEAIAVQGDVSKVSEVEALFSETIGQFGRVDILVNNAGIMDCVPIADVTEEMFDRHFAVNVKGTYFACQQAMKHMERGGTIINFSTSVSGAMLPTYSVYAATKGAVEQLTRQLAKEFGAKDIVVNCVAPGQVSTELFLNGKSDELVDSFRRMNAFGRLGEPEDIANVIDLLVSDKARWITGQTIRVNGGFN; translated from the coding sequence ATGAGTCAGAACGGAAAAGTAGCCATCGTCACAGGTGCATCACGGGGTATAGGAAGACAAATCGCCATTCAGTTGGCCGGTTTAGGAATAAAAGTAGCTGTCAACTATTCATCCAACCGGGGAAAAGCGGACGAGGTCGTGCAAATCATCAAGGAATTCGGCGGGGAAGCGATAGCCGTTCAAGGTGATGTAAGCAAGGTCAGTGAGGTCGAAGCGCTTTTCTCGGAGACAATCGGGCAATTCGGGCGTGTTGATATTTTGGTGAATAATGCCGGAATTATGGACTGCGTGCCTATCGCAGATGTAACGGAGGAAATGTTCGACCGGCACTTTGCTGTAAATGTAAAAGGCACGTATTTCGCCTGCCAGCAAGCAATGAAGCATATGGAGCGGGGTGGAACAATTATTAATTTCTCGACCTCAGTATCAGGCGCGATGCTGCCGACCTATAGCGTCTATGCCGCAACCAAAGGGGCAGTCGAGCAGTTAACCCGCCAATTAGCGAAGGAGTTCGGAGCGAAGGATATCGTCGTGAACTGCGTTGCACCCGGGCAAGTATCGACGGAGTTATTCCTGAACGGGAAATCCGATGAGCTGGTGGATTCCTTCCGCCGGATGAATGCTTTTGGACGGCTTGGTGAACCGGAGGATATTGCGAATGTAATCGACTTGCTCGTCAGTGACAAGGCCCGCTGGATCACCGGGCAGACGATTCGCGTCAATGGCGGGTTTAACTGA